Part of the Azotosporobacter soli genome, GTCGCAAATAATCGCCCAGCATATCCGGTCCCGCCGCGGTCAGCAGACTGACCTCACAGCCAAGCTGCCTCACATTCTCCGCGATATTGCGTCCCACGCCGCCCGGGCTGTAGGCGATGCGCGCGCGATTCGAGGTAGCCTCTTCCACCGTCCCTACCGGGCGGCAAATAAAATCGACGTTGCAGCCGCCGACTACAGCGATCTTCATTCCGCGTCACTCCATTCTCCCCTGACAAGTCCTCTGTAAAAGCAGGCGGGCCATGAGAACAATCATCCCATGGCCTTTTATCTTCTACTATTTATTGTACACTATATCGCGATAAACACAAGAATTTTTGCCGTTCTCTTCCGTTTCTGCTTCCCTGCAGTGGATAAAATAAAAAAGGAGCCTGTTTAAACAGACTCCTGCATGTGCTTCGCTTAGAAACTTGTGTTCAGACCGACGCCGAGGCCCTTCCAGCTAAGATGATCCATGTCACCTTTGCCTTCATGATCCTTGTAGTTGACGTCCAGATTCAGGTTCGGGCTCAGTTTGACCAGTGCGCCAACCTGGAATTCATTCTCGTTGCTGGACGTTTGGAATGCCGCATAGCCATCGACATTTTTGCCAAGCTCAGTACGCGCCTTCAGGCCCCAAAGCATGCTGTCTTTGGAATAACTGCCAACCGAATGATGGCGATTACCGGCTACCAAGGAAAAGTTCTTGTCCAGTTTGTACTGTACAGTCAGATCGGTCGTTTTGATATCATTTCCCCAAGTGCTGACGTTTTCTGTTTCAAAGCCCAGCGCAAACTTATCGCTCAAACCGCCTTGAATGTAAAAATCATTACCGCTATGATTCGCATCCGCGCCGCCGACTTTCACATTATAGTTCGTATAGTTGTACCCGGCGTTAATCTTCCCCTGGCCCAACTCCACTGCCGGCGACGCCATGGCGACGCTCGCGCTCATCATAGCGACGGCTGCTGCTGCGACGATTTTCTTCATCATAATTCATTTCCTCCGTTCTTGCCTTTAAATATTTTGTCTGCAATAGACGTTTTTCAGTATACCACCCGCAAGAACATTGAAAAAGATTTGCTAAGTTTTTAAAGTTATGTAACCAATTTCGTATAACTGGTAAACTGGAAACAACGGCAACAATGCATAAAATCATGCGCTACTGTTTTCATTCTGATTTTCTCCTGCACCTATTGCTTAACGTTTTTTTCAAATTCATCTTGCCATCCGTAATATTCTTCACCTCATTTTTTAGAAATTACCCCCTCTCCTAACGCCTGTGCAAAGCGCAACAAATATCCGTCTGGGTCCATCACTAAAAATTCTTTTTGCCCAAGCAAAACATCTTTCGCGCGATACCAATTATCCTGCAACGTTATTTTTACCGGATACTGCGCTTTTATGATCCGTTTATACAACACTTCAACATCCGCTACCTGAATCTGAAAATTAATCCCTCTGCCGAACGGGTATTCCAGTCTCCCCGTCTCCCAACATCCATTCACTTCTTCCAGCATGATTTGTACATTGCTTATCGACACTAAAGCAAATTTGTTCTCCGATCGCTCATATTCCATTTTGCCTTGCAGTATCGTGATATAAAAATCAAGACTCTTTTTGATATCACTAACAGATAATTCCGGTATCAACGCATTCAACTGCAATTCATTCATCTCCTACACCCTAGCTTGCAATCAAAATAACTTTAGTACCTATTGGGATTATCTTATTTTCCTCTGTAATTATTCAAAGCCCTGCCGAATCACCGTTTTCCACTTGCTCGGCTCCGCTCGTCTGGTATCGCTCAAGTAAATTTCATGGTGTTTGCCGCGCAGTTCATAGCCGTTCTCGCTGATGAATTGGTGGAGTTTGACGACTGTCGGTCCTTCTTCACTGAAAGGACCGATGTGGAGAATTTGGGCTGCACTTCCTTCGCAAAATGCTTCGTAGCGCAGCTTTCTTACGGTTTCAATTTTCTTTTCCTCTACGACTTTTTCGATTGCTTGCTGCACAAGCTCCGCCGTGACGTAGTGGGGCTGCATGATCATCAGCGTCCATTTCCAATCGTCTTTGTTAGCACTGGCAAAATCGTCCGGGTTTCCGCTCCACCAGAGCCCTTCAAGCGGCATTACGCCGTAATCGATCTCCTGCGTCTTTTTGATTGTGAACTTTAATGTGTAGGAGACGGAAAAGAGTGCTTCCACCGCCGCTTGAAATTTTGGCGACGTGTTGGGGTTTCCCTGTCCGTCGATCATTAAAAAATTCATTTCCGGCACGTCTACCATCGCACACTTTTTCGCCGATGCTGAATACAGTTCTTTCCGTTCTTTTTTTAAGTCGATTTTTTCCATGCTTTCCCCCTGCAATTTCCCGCATAAGACATTCTCGTTTCCTTATACTAGAATTTCACTTTCCCGTCGATATTTTCCTGCCGCAACGCATTGCCTTCTTTTTCATCCGACCTCTCTGCCAAAAGAATTTTTTAGTCTTGACGCCACACCTAATCTTGTCATATATTAAATGAGAACAATTCTCACTGTTCTTTTTTAAATTTTATCATAAGGAGGAAATAAATTTAACTCTACCTGTCTGTTTTTTTTGCAAGCAGATGCGTTCGACACCGTGGACTATATTATGGCAAAAGGATGGCATACATGAAAAAAAGTATCGCACTTACATTGCTTGGTTTGACTTTTTCCGCTTTTCCCATTGCGCAGGCAGCGCCGCTAACACTGAACGGCGACGTATCCGTCAGTTATGAAAAAGATACGGCCGCAGACGCTGCCTCCTCCGGCTCACGTTATACGCTGCGCCTTAAAGGCGAAAGCGAACTCGGCTCTGGCTGGTCGCTCTATGGCCGCGTCACTGCGCAATATGCAAACAATCCTTCTTTTGGCGACTATAATCTCGCTGCGTACGGCGGCGAACAAAAATCAGTTTTTTCTTTCGATCAATTCGGCTTAATTCACAAGAACGAACAATTCGTCTATAAGATCGGACGCCAGGATGCGGCGGTCGGCAAGACGGCGCTGCTTTATAGCCGTGCAGACAGCAACATCGGAAAAAGGACGTTCGTCGACGGACTATCGCTTTCAGGTACGACAGGAAAAACGGAAATAGCCGCCCTCTTGGCGCAAGAAGACAATGTCGGTGCTGATGATAATCGTGTCTACGCACTGCGCGGCGGTTATAACGCGACTGACAAGCTGAACTTTGGCCTCACACTGGCCCGCTATCAGGACAAGGTGAACGAAAGCACCAATCACTGGGCGGTTGACGGCAGCTATACCTTCGGCAAGAGCAGTCTGACGGCGGAATATACAAAATCGAGCAGCGCGTCGGAGAACAAAGCCTTCGCACTGGTTTTCAACTACAATTTTGATGATAAGACGACACTTTCGCTTACCAAGTTCCGCGTGGAAAGCAACGGCGACATGGGCAAACAAAGCGACTTCGACAACAACAACAGCGGCATCTACTACGGCGTCGCACATAAATTGAATAAAGCCGAGACGCTGGAGCTTGTCTATAAGGATCAAAAATCACTCAATGACGGACAGAAAAACAGCAAATTTGAAGCGACTTTGACGCACTCTTTTTAACGCGACCAACAGGAAGACAGATCGTAGACACGCTCTGTCTCCTTGTTTTCCCATTGCCGTTTCTTTCAGCGGATGAAAAATCAATCTAAAAAGGAGGTCGCTTATGCTCGATCCTTCCGTTTTCTCTTTTGCGAATTGGCTTGCGCTGCAACTCGCCCCGACGCTGCTCGGCAGCAAAAACGGCACACTGCTTTCCTTGCAAGACATTCCCGGACAGCCCTTGCTCAGCGAGTGGCGACAAAACGGCACCGCATTGTTGGCAAGCGGTGTTATCGCATATTTGCCGCTCAAATCGCTGCCAGGACGGGAAACTGTTTTGTTTTATCGCCCGGATCGTTTGCAGCGTCTCTTTCGCCAACCGCGCACACGCGAATTTCTTGCGCGCCGCGGTTATCCTGTTCACCAGGATCTATCCGCCATGCTGCGTTATCTACAGCAGCGCTTCCAACGTTGCTGTCCGCATGAAATCGGCCTCTTTCTCGGCATTCCGCTCAAAGACGTGATCGGCTTCATCGAATCCCGCTGCCCGCTCGAAGATTGCGCGACGCCTTGGAAAGTCTTCGGTTGCCAGGAAACGTCACTGCGTCTTTGGCGACGCTTCATCTCCGATCAGAACCAAATAGAGCAGTTGTTAAGCTATGGCCATTGTCCAAAATCCATCCTGTGTTCCGACTGTCCCTATCTGCCGCCTGCGCAACGCTTTGCCAGAACCAGTTAATAAAGAAAAGAGGCTTCTTTGATATGTACAAGGAATTTCGCTGTCTTTGTTGCGGCAAGCTCCTGTTTAAAGGGCAGATTCACTGCGTCGAGATCAAATGTCCGCGCTGCCATGCTTTGCAAAAACTTGAAGGCTGCGAAGCGCCCAAGAATCTGTTGCCGATCGCAACTTCTGCTGCCGCTTTGCATCACTCCGCCAATTGAGAGCACAAAAAAAACAGGCAAGACGGATGTAATAGGAACACTTCCGCTTACATCCGTCTTGCCTGTTTTTTCGCATTTGGGGCAGTCTGAAAAAAACATCGCTCGAGAAAAAAGAAAGCTCCATCAAAAATATGCGCTCTTTTTGATACGCTGGATTAAATCTGCGCCCGCCGGTTTTTCCTCATCGCCCTTTTCGCACACTGTACTTTCCTTAGAGGATTCCAGCAGCAATTTTTCCGGCGCGCATTGCGCTAAAATAAGAAAAGCTTCCGCAACAAGCGGATCGAATTGTTTGCCGCTTTGCCTGCGAATCTCGCTAAACGCCCACTCCAACGCCAGTGCGTTTCGATACGGACGCGCACTGACCATCGCATCGAACGAATCGGCCACCGCGATGATGCGCGAACCGAGCGGAATGTCGTGTCCGCTCAGGCGATCCGGGTACCCTTTGCCGTCCCAGCGCTCATGATGATGCCGCACCAATGGCGCGAGCGAAGCCAGGGCCGCTGTCTTCGCCAGGATTTCGCCGCCGATCACCGGATGTTGCTTTACGCTCTCCCATTCTTCTAGCGTCAGTTTGCCGGTTTTCAATAAGACCGCGTCCGGTACGCCGATTTTTCCGATGTCGTGCAGATGTCCGGCCAGATGGATGAGCTTGGTTTCTTCGTCTCCCAACACAAGCACCTGGGCCAGCGCATCGGCCAGGTGGCCGACGCGTACGGAATGACCGCGCGTATAACTGTTTTTCGCCTCCAGCAGCGCAGTCAGCACTTCGATCCAGTCATGTGTTTCCTTTACCATTTTCCGCCTCATTTCTTACTCCGCTTCGCTCAAGTTGTCTGCCTTTCCCTTTTCACAGGGCGCTACGCCCTGTCTTTCGCATTGTTTTGCTGCGCAAGAGCCGCGCTTTATTTTCATTCTCTCCCTTTGCTTTAGCCACGCAGCGCAATGGACAAACGCCGCCCTCTTCGCGCTGCTTGCGACAAAGATGACGGCGTTCCGGACGCTCTACATGATAATCTTTCTCATTAAATATAATTCATTTCTTTTGCCATGTCAAACCGTCCTTTGTGCGTCTTTCCCTTATCAATCTCTTTATTACTGATCTCATCACTTTTTAAATTTAAAGATTGACAGCGTTTCTTTTCTGTCATATCATAAAGACAGTTGATAATCATTTTCATTTAAATCCGAAAGAGAGGTGCTTTTATCCATGTCGATCATGATCGTCGGCGGCGATTCTCTTGGCGCGATAAACAAAGAGCTTCTTTCTTTAGGCGCGGAGGAAATTTTGCATGTCGACGGCCGAAAGAGCGGTAAGAACGCACGGCTTTGCATTCCGGAACGCATCGCCTTAGTGCTTGTCTTTACCGATTACGTCAACCACAATACGGCTAAGCTGGTCAAGCGACTAAGCAAGCTCAACGGTGTTTCCTATCTGTTTGCCAAACGTTCGTGGACTTCTTTGGAAGGGCATGGCGTACGTCGTTATTTTCCTGTTGCCGCGCCAGAGTCAAAAGGAGGTTCTTTATGAGTCTTATGCTTGCAGCCGATTGTCACGGTATCAGCGTCACCGCGTGCAATGTCACCTGCGCTGCCCAAGTCGAATATTTGTCGCATCAGATCCGAGAGTGTATCCGCCAGGGTTATCAACGGATCATGCTCTTTTTAACCGGTGAGAACAATCATGCCCCTGGCCTCTATGCCATGCTGCGTGAACTGAAAAGCCAGCTGAACGCCCGCCTGAAGATAGTAGCCACTCGAGAAAGCCTTTGAGCTTCGAATTTGCCTTATATGAAGGCAGTTTCGAAGTTTTTTTGCGCCCTTCCAAAGAGCCCCTTATCCTCTATCCCACTTTGCCGCTTAGAGCGGATATTATATAGGAAAGAAGGTTTTAAAGATGAAAACAATCGCCGTTATTTACTGGAGCGGGACAGGCAACACGCAGAAAATGGCCGAAGAAATCGCAACCGCTGCGCAGGTCAGCGCGACGCCGGTCGAAATCGCCGATCCGGCAAGCGTTGCCAGTGCGGACGTCATTGCGCTCGGCTGCCCTTCGATGGGCGATGAAGTACTGGAGGAATCGCTGATGGAACCATTCATCTGCTCGTTGACTCCGCTCATTTCCGGCAAGTCGCTCTTTCTTTTCGGCTCCTACGGCTGGGGCAGCGGCGCTTGGATGTCGGCTTGGGAAGAACGCATGCAAGAAGCCGGCGCAAGACTGCTGCGCGAAAGTCTGATCTGCCATGAAACTCCCGATGACGCTGCGCTTAAAGATTGCCGCCGAGCAGGTGAGGCTCTCTTGGCAGCGCTCGGCTGATCCAGCTCTTTCAACGCCATTTTAGGCAAAGAAAAAAAACTGCAACGGATAAGCCGTGCAGTTTTTTTCTTTGTCTTCTTTGTTATTTTCCGGCCAGCCAGGCGGCGGCATCGAGTGCATGATAGCTGATGATGATATCCGCACCGGCGCGTTTCATGCCGAGCAACGACTCGAGCACCATGCGTTCTTCTTCGATCCAGCCTTTAGCGGCAGCGGCTTTGATCATCGCATATTCACCGCTGACATTGTACGCTGCGACCGGCAGATCGAAGCTGTCGCGTACTTGGCGAATAATGTCCATGTATGCCAGCGCCGGTTTGACCATTACGATATCGGCGCCCTCTTCGATGTCAAGCGCCACTTCTCTAAGCGCTTCGCGGCTGTTGGCCGGGTCCATTTGATACGTCTTGCGATCGCCGAACTGCGGCGCAGAACCGGCCGCTTCGCGGAACGGACCGTAATAGGCCGAAGCATACTTCGCAGCATACGACATAATTGAAATGTTTTGATGACCATTTGCATCAAGCACTGCGCGAATGGCGGCAACGCGTCCATCCATCATATCGGACGGCGCGACCATGTCCGCGCCGGCATCCGCCTGACTGAGAGCAACCTTGGCCAAGAGTTCGAGCGTACTGTCGTTATCCACATAACCGCTTTCGGTCAGCAAGCCGCAATGGCCATGGCTGGTATATTCGCAAAGGCAGACATCACCCATCACGACCAAATCCGGCAGCGCCCGCTTAATTGCGGTTATCGACTGCTGCACCGGCTGTTTGCCGTCCCAGGCGCTTGAGCCTTGCGCATCTTTGTATTCCGGCAAACCGAAGAGCATGATACCCGGTACGCCAAGTTCCTGCGCCTTGCGCGCCTCTTCGACCGCCATGTCCGCCGAGAGGTGAAACACACCCGGCAGGCTGGAAATTTCTTTACGGATGCCGCTTCCCGGCACCACGAACAACGGATAGACGAAATCGTCCGCCCGCAGGATATTTTCTCGCACTAAGGACCGTACCCCCGCCGAAATACGCAGGCGACGCGGCCGCACTTTATTTAGCAGCATACTTGTCACTCCTTGCTTTTTTCTAGGATGGCTTTTGCCAAGCCGTCAATTGTATATTCCGCCGCCATGACATCCGGTTCGATTTTATGTTTCAGGCAGGTTTCCGCCGTGATCGGGCCGATACAGGCCACCAGCGTCTGCGCGACCAATTTTGCACCGCCTTCTCCCAGTAAATCCAGTAAATTCGTTACTGTCGAGGAACTGGTGAAGGTGACGATGTCAATTTCTCCAGCAGCTAGCTGTTCGGCAAGCGCCGCGCCGTCGGCTTCGCCCTGTACCGTACGGTAGGCATGCGCCACGGTGACATGCATGCCAAGTTTCGTCAACTGCTGCGGCAGCACATCGCGCGCGACTGCAGCCCGTGGTATTAAAATCCGCTGCCCGGCATTCAGCTGCGGTTCGAGTGCTTCGACCACCGCCTCCGCACGAAACTCCATCGGGATGATATCCGCACGCAGTCCCTGCTGCTGTAAGCGCGCCGCAGTCGAAACGCCAATGGCCGCCAGTTTGGCTCCTGCCAGCGCCCGGCTGTCCAGCTTCTTGCTCCAAAGCCGGTCAAAGAAACGGTCCACGCCGTTTGGACTGGTGAAGACCAGCCATTGATAACTGGACAATTCGCTGATCGCGTCATCGAGTGCGCGATATTCGTCTTCCGGCGGCAGAATCTTGATCGCTGGCGCTTCGATGCATTGCGCACCGAGCGATTCCAGTTCGCTCGTCAGCGCACTGGCCTGTTCCCGCGCACGGGTCACCAGTACGCGTTTGCCGAAGAGTGGTTTGTTGTCAAACCAAGCCAACTCGTCGCGCAGGCGAACGACATCGCCGACCAGGAAAATGGCCGGTGGTTTGATGCCCGCTTTAGCCACGGCTTCTGCCGCTTCGGCAACCGTAGTGACCAACACGCGCTGTTCCGGCTTTGTACCCCAGCGAATGACCGCCGCAGGCGTGTCGCCGCATCGTCCGTTTTCCATCAATTTGCCGGTGATATGCGGCAGATTTTCCACACCCATCAAAAAGACCAGCGTATCGACCGCCTTGGCCAGATGGTTCCACTGGATCGTAGACTCCGGTTTCGTCGGGTCTTCATGCCCGGTCACGACGGCAAATGATGCGGCAATGCCGCGGTGCGTCACCGGAATACCGGCATAGGCCGGTACTGCGATTGCCGACGTCACGCCAGGCACGATTTCAAAGGCGA contains:
- the cobA gene encoding uroporphyrinogen-III C-methyltransferase; the encoded protein is MKHGMVYLVGAGPGDYQLMTLKGQQYIRLADTIVYDRLADSRLLAEARPDVELIYVGKASSDHTMRQEDINQLLVDKAQEGKRVLRLKGGDPFVFGRGGEEALTLKENGIAFEIVPGVTSAIAVPAYAGIPVTHRGIAASFAVVTGHEDPTKPESTIQWNHLAKAVDTLVFLMGVENLPHITGKLMENGRCGDTPAAVIRWGTKPEQRVLVTTVAEAAEAVAKAGIKPPAIFLVGDVVRLRDELAWFDNKPLFGKRVLVTRAREQASALTSELESLGAQCIEAPAIKILPPEDEYRALDDAISELSSYQWLVFTSPNGVDRFFDRLWSKKLDSRALAGAKLAAIGVSTAARLQQQGLRADIIPMEFRAEAVVEALEPQLNAGQRILIPRAAVARDVLPQQLTKLGMHVTVAHAYRTVQGEADGAALAEQLAAGEIDIVTFTSSSTVTNLLDLLGEGGAKLVAQTLVACIGPITAETCLKHKIEPDVMAAEYTIDGLAKAILEKSKE
- a CDS encoding VOC family protein; this translates as MNELQLNALIPELSVSDIKKSLDFYITILQGKMEYERSENKFALVSISNVQIMLEEVNGCWETGRLEYPFGRGINFQIQVADVEVLYKRIIKAQYPVKITLQDNWYRAKDVLLGQKEFLVMDPDGYLLRFAQALGEGVISKK
- a CDS encoding HD-GYP domain-containing protein, with protein sequence MVKETHDWIEVLTALLEAKNSYTRGHSVRVGHLADALAQVLVLGDEETKLIHLAGHLHDIGKIGVPDAVLLKTGKLTLEEWESVKQHPVIGGEILAKTAALASLAPLVRHHHERWDGKGYPDRLSGHDIPLGSRIIAVADSFDAMVSARPYRNALALEWAFSEIRRQSGKQFDPLVAEAFLILAQCAPEKLLLESSKESTVCEKGDEEKPAGADLIQRIKKSAYF
- a CDS encoding GyrI-like domain-containing protein — protein: MEKIDLKKERKELYSASAKKCAMVDVPEMNFLMIDGQGNPNTSPKFQAAVEALFSVSYTLKFTIKKTQEIDYGVMPLEGLWWSGNPDDFASANKDDWKWTLMIMQPHYVTAELVQQAIEKVVEEKKIETVRKLRYEAFCEGSAAQILHIGPFSEEGPTVVKLHQFISENGYELRGKHHEIYLSDTRRAEPSKWKTVIRQGFE
- the hemB gene encoding porphobilinogen synthase, with the translated sequence MLLNKVRPRRLRISAGVRSLVRENILRADDFVYPLFVVPGSGIRKEISSLPGVFHLSADMAVEEARKAQELGVPGIMLFGLPEYKDAQGSSAWDGKQPVQQSITAIKRALPDLVVMGDVCLCEYTSHGHCGLLTESGYVDNDSTLELLAKVALSQADAGADMVAPSDMMDGRVAAIRAVLDANGHQNISIMSYAAKYASAYYGPFREAAGSAPQFGDRKTYQMDPANSREALREVALDIEEGADIVMVKPALAYMDIIRQVRDSFDLPVAAYNVSGEYAMIKAAAAKGWIEEERMVLESLLGMKRAGADIIISYHALDAAAWLAGK
- a CDS encoding DUF2325 domain-containing protein; the encoded protein is MSIMIVGGDSLGAINKELLSLGAEEILHVDGRKSGKNARLCIPERIALVLVFTDYVNHNTAKLVKRLSKLNGVSYLFAKRSWTSLEGHGVRRYFPVAAPESKGGSL
- a CDS encoding flavodoxin domain-containing protein, whose protein sequence is MKTIAVIYWSGTGNTQKMAEEIATAAQVSATPVEIADPASVASADVIALGCPSMGDEVLEESLMEPFICSLTPLISGKSLFLFGSYGWGSGAWMSAWEERMQEAGARLLRESLICHETPDDAALKDCRRAGEALLAALG
- a CDS encoding Com family DNA-binding transcriptional regulator; amino-acid sequence: MYKEFRCLCCGKLLFKGQIHCVEIKCPRCHALQKLEGCEAPKNLLPIATSAAALHHSAN
- a CDS encoding DUF3793 family protein gives rise to the protein MLDPSVFSFANWLALQLAPTLLGSKNGTLLSLQDIPGQPLLSEWRQNGTALLASGVIAYLPLKSLPGRETVLFYRPDRLQRLFRQPRTREFLARRGYPVHQDLSAMLRYLQQRFQRCCPHEIGLFLGIPLKDVIGFIESRCPLEDCATPWKVFGCQETSLRLWRRFISDQNQIEQLLSYGHCPKSILCSDCPYLPPAQRFARTS